Proteins encoded together in one Variovorax paradoxus window:
- the hflK gene encoding FtsH protease activity modulator HflK, translating to MFNLNDGRWGRGDEPASNGDRPTGNRPPDADPPGAPTPPPSGNNNQNNGNRPRGQGPNQGPPDLDELWRDLNRKLGGFFGGKGGGNRPSGNDGGGNGYRPDMKNAGFGLGLVAIVAVLIWLGTGFFIVNEGQQAVVTQFGRYKATVGAGFNWRLPYPIQRHEVVVVTQIRSTDVGRDAIVRTTGLRESAMLTEDENIVEIKFAVQYRLSDARAYLYESKSPTETVVQVAETAVREVVGKMKMDAALAEERDQIAPRVRTLMQTILDRYKVGVEVVNINLQQGGVRPPEQVQAAFDDVLKAGQERERAKNEAQAYANDVVPRATGTASRLKEESEAYKARIVAQAQGDAGRFAAVLAEYQKAPQVTRDRMYTDAMQQIYASTTKVLVDTKQGSNLLYLPLDKLMQASGNNQATPVDAASPSVAGTAPAQSSVIPVAPAAGDNRARDGRSRDRDVR from the coding sequence ATGTTCAACCTGAACGATGGCCGGTGGGGTCGTGGCGATGAGCCCGCATCCAACGGCGACCGCCCGACCGGCAACCGACCTCCCGACGCAGACCCACCGGGCGCCCCGACGCCCCCGCCCTCGGGCAACAACAACCAGAACAACGGCAACCGCCCTCGCGGGCAGGGTCCCAACCAGGGGCCGCCGGATCTCGACGAACTCTGGCGCGATCTCAATCGCAAGCTCGGCGGCTTCTTCGGCGGCAAGGGTGGCGGCAACCGCCCCAGCGGCAACGATGGCGGCGGCAACGGCTACAGGCCCGACATGAAAAACGCCGGCTTCGGGCTTGGGCTCGTGGCCATCGTGGCTGTTCTCATCTGGCTGGGTACCGGTTTCTTCATCGTGAACGAAGGCCAGCAGGCCGTGGTGACCCAGTTCGGCCGCTACAAGGCAACCGTGGGCGCAGGTTTCAACTGGCGCCTGCCGTATCCCATCCAGCGCCATGAAGTGGTCGTGGTCACGCAGATCCGTTCCACCGACGTGGGCCGGGACGCCATCGTGCGCACAACCGGCCTGCGCGAATCGGCCATGCTGACCGAAGACGAGAACATCGTCGAGATCAAGTTTGCCGTGCAATACCGCCTGAGCGATGCGCGCGCCTACCTGTACGAAAGCAAGTCGCCCACCGAAACCGTGGTGCAGGTGGCCGAAACCGCCGTGCGCGAGGTGGTGGGCAAGATGAAGATGGATGCGGCACTTGCCGAAGAGCGCGACCAGATTGCGCCTCGCGTGCGTACGCTGATGCAGACCATCCTCGACCGCTACAAGGTCGGCGTCGAAGTCGTCAACATCAACTTGCAGCAGGGCGGCGTGCGCCCGCCCGAACAGGTGCAAGCCGCGTTCGACGACGTGCTCAAGGCCGGGCAGGAGCGCGAGCGCGCCAAGAACGAAGCGCAGGCCTACGCCAATGACGTGGTGCCGCGGGCAACGGGTACCGCATCGCGCCTGAAGGAAGAGTCCGAGGCCTACAAGGCGCGCATCGTTGCGCAGGCGCAGGGCGATGCGGGCCGCTTCGCCGCCGTGCTGGCCGAGTACCAGAAGGCGCCGCAGGTCACCCGCGACCGCATGTACACCGACGCCATGCAGCAGATCTACGCCAGCACCACCAAGGTGCTGGTCGACACCAAGCAAGGCTCCAACCTGCTGTACCTGCCGCTCGACAAGCTCATGCAGGCGAGCGGCAACAACCAGGCAACGCCCGTCGATGCAGCCAGCCCCAGCGTGGCCGGCACGGCGCCCGCCCAGTCCTCGGTGATTCCCGTGGCCCCCGCCGCCGGCGACAACCGCGCCCGCGACGGCCGTTCGCGCGACCGCGACGTGCGTTGA
- the hflC gene encoding protease modulator HflC — MNRIGFIASSILVLLVLLSSTLFVVDQRQFGVVYALGQIKQVITEPGLHFKLPPPLQNVSYIDKRLLTLSSLDTEPMLTAEKQRVVIDWYVRWRITDPQAYIRNVGLDESAGATQLNRVVRNAFQENINKRTVRDLISVRREALMADVQREVLAVVKGAKPWGVDVIDVRITRVDYVEAITESVYRRMEAERKRVANELRSTGYAEGEKIRADADRQREVIVANAYRDAQKIKGEGDAQAAAAYSEAFGRDAQFAQFYRSLEAYKQSFNKKSDVMVLDPSSDFFRAMQSAGTPAGNAPRR; from the coding sequence ATGAACAGAATCGGATTCATCGCCTCGTCGATCCTCGTGCTGCTGGTGCTGCTGAGCTCGACCCTCTTCGTGGTCGACCAGCGCCAGTTCGGCGTGGTGTATGCCCTGGGGCAGATCAAGCAGGTCATTACGGAGCCGGGCCTGCATTTCAAGCTGCCGCCGCCGCTGCAGAACGTCTCGTACATCGACAAGCGCCTGCTCACGCTGTCCAGCCTCGACACCGAGCCCATGCTCACGGCCGAGAAGCAGCGCGTGGTGATCGACTGGTATGTGCGCTGGCGCATCACCGATCCGCAGGCCTACATCCGCAACGTCGGCCTCGACGAGAGCGCGGGCGCCACGCAGCTCAACCGCGTGGTTCGCAACGCCTTCCAGGAAAACATCAACAAGCGCACCGTGCGCGACCTGATCTCCGTGCGCCGCGAAGCCCTCATGGCCGACGTGCAGCGCGAAGTGCTGGCCGTGGTGAAGGGCGCCAAGCCTTGGGGCGTGGACGTGATCGACGTGCGCATCACGCGTGTCGACTATGTGGAAGCGATCACCGAATCGGTCTACCGCCGCATGGAAGCGGAGCGCAAGCGCGTTGCCAACGAGCTGCGCTCGACCGGCTATGCCGAAGGCGAAAAGATCCGCGCCGACGCCGACCGCCAGCGCGAAGTGATCGTGGCCAACGCATACCGCGACGCGCAGAAGATCAAGGGCGAGGGCGATGCCCAGGCCGCCGCTGCCTACAGCGAGGCCTTTGGCCGCGACGCGCAGTTTGCGCAGTTCTATCGCAGCCTCGAGGCCTACAAGCAGAGCTTCAACAAGAAGAGCGACGTGATGGTGCTCGATCCGTCGTCCGACTTCTTCCGCGCCATGCAGAGCGCCGGCACGCCAGCAGGCAACGCGCCGCGCCGCTGA
- a CDS encoding DUF2065 domain-containing protein translates to MSAEIFWSALALVLVIEGILPFVSPGGWRRGFGQLMQLRDGQLRFFGLCSILLGLLLLWVLG, encoded by the coding sequence GTGAGCGCCGAGATATTCTGGAGCGCGCTGGCGCTCGTCCTGGTGATCGAGGGCATCCTGCCTTTCGTATCGCCGGGCGGCTGGCGGCGCGGCTTCGGCCAGCTCATGCAGCTGCGCGACGGCCAGCTTCGTTTCTTCGGACTTTGCAGCATCTTGCTGGGTTTGCTCCTCCTTTGGGTTTTGGGGTAG
- a CDS encoding ATP phosphoribosyltransferase regulatory subunit encodes MSAWVLPDHIADVLPSEARHIEELRRQLLDTARGYGYELVMPPLLEHLESLLSGTGEALDLQTFKLVDQLSGRSMGLRADTTPQVARIDAHLLNREGVARLCYCGPVLHTRPDRPHATREPLQFGAEIYGHAGLEADTEILLLALDCLQAAGIGQGLIVDLADARIIRALFAGVPVDASVLARVHAALVAKDASELHALTRDFPASSRDGLRALVQLYGDESVLDEAAKALKGTPAVSTALAGLKQLAASLQGDSTRQISFDLADLRGYAYYSGMRFGIYVPGAADALVRGGRYDEVGAVFGRNRPAVGFSLDVRELVGVLPARPLRAAIRAPWSDAAGLRQAIAGLRKAGETVVCVLPGHGSEIDEFHCDRELVEQAGQWQVRAI; translated from the coding sequence ATGTCCGCCTGGGTCCTCCCGGATCACATTGCCGATGTGCTGCCTTCCGAGGCGCGCCACATCGAAGAACTTCGACGCCAGCTGCTCGATACCGCCCGTGGCTATGGCTACGAGCTGGTAATGCCGCCGCTGCTCGAGCACCTCGAGTCGTTGCTGTCGGGCACCGGCGAGGCGCTCGACCTTCAAACCTTCAAGCTCGTCGACCAGCTCTCGGGCCGCAGCATGGGCCTGCGCGCCGACACCACCCCCCAGGTGGCGCGCATCGACGCCCATCTGCTGAACCGCGAGGGCGTGGCGCGCCTGTGCTACTGCGGGCCGGTGCTCCACACCCGCCCTGACCGGCCCCATGCCACGCGCGAGCCGCTGCAGTTCGGCGCTGAAATCTATGGCCACGCCGGGCTCGAAGCCGACACTGAAATCCTGCTGCTGGCGCTCGACTGCCTCCAGGCCGCGGGCATCGGCCAGGGCCTGATCGTCGACCTGGCGGACGCGCGCATCATTCGGGCGCTGTTTGCCGGCGTGCCGGTCGATGCTTCTGTGCTGGCCCGCGTGCACGCGGCACTCGTCGCCAAGGACGCGAGCGAGCTGCATGCCCTCACGCGCGACTTCCCGGCTTCGTCACGCGACGGGCTGCGCGCCTTGGTTCAGCTGTATGGCGACGAGTCGGTGCTCGACGAGGCCGCCAAGGCCCTCAAGGGCACGCCCGCCGTCAGCACGGCGCTGGCCGGGCTGAAGCAGCTTGCCGCCAGCCTGCAGGGCGACTCGACGCGGCAGATCAGCTTCGACCTGGCCGACCTGCGCGGCTATGCGTACTACAGCGGCATGCGGTTCGGCATTTACGTGCCCGGCGCCGCCGATGCACTGGTGCGCGGTGGCCGCTACGACGAAGTCGGTGCCGTATTCGGCCGCAACCGCCCGGCGGTCGGCTTCAGCCTCGACGTGCGCGAACTGGTCGGCGTGCTGCCGGCCCGGCCGCTGCGTGCCGCCATCCGCGCGCCCTGGAGCGACGCGGCCGGCCTGCGCCAGGCCATTGCCGGGCTGCGCAAGGCCGGCGAAACCGTGGTCTGCGTGCTGCCCGGCCACGGCAGCGAAATCGATGAATTCCATTGCGACCGCGAGCTCGTCGAGCAAGCAGGGCAGTGGCAAGTCCGAGCCATCTGA
- a CDS encoding adenylosuccinate synthase — protein MSVTTGRNVVVVGTQWGDEGKGKLVDWLTESAQGVVRFQGGHNAGHTLVINGVKTALHLIPSGIMRPGVKCYIGNGVVLSAAKLFEEIEGLEKAGVEVRSRLRISEACPLILPFHAALDIARETYREKGGVEKIGTTGRGIGPAYEDKIARRALRVQDLKHPERFATKLRVLLDLHNHVLTQVLGAPAIDFDVVFDEAMRHAALLKPMMADVSRELNDAHKAGANLLFEGAQGTLLDVDHGTYPYVTSSNCVAGNAAAGSGVGPGMLHYILGITKAYCTRVGGGPFPTELDWATPGTPGYHMSTVGAEKGVTTGRSRRCGWFDAALLKRSAQVNGLSGLCITKLDVLDGLEKLELCTGYELDGETTDILPMGADEIERCTPIYETLEGWSESTVGVTQYDKLPVNARLYLQRIEQITGVPIHMVSTSPDRDHTIMMRHPYLAD, from the coding sequence ATGAGCGTAACCACCGGAAGAAACGTGGTCGTCGTCGGTACCCAGTGGGGCGACGAAGGCAAGGGCAAGCTGGTCGATTGGCTGACGGAAAGCGCCCAGGGCGTGGTCCGCTTCCAGGGCGGCCACAACGCGGGCCACACGCTGGTCATCAACGGTGTGAAAACCGCGTTGCACCTGATCCCGAGCGGCATCATGCGCCCGGGCGTCAAGTGCTACATCGGCAACGGCGTGGTGCTGTCGGCGGCCAAGCTCTTCGAGGAAATCGAAGGACTGGAAAAAGCCGGCGTCGAAGTGCGTTCGCGCCTGCGCATCAGCGAGGCTTGCCCGCTGATCCTGCCGTTCCACGCCGCGCTCGACATCGCGCGCGAAACCTACCGCGAAAAGGGCGGCGTCGAGAAGATCGGCACCACCGGCCGCGGCATCGGTCCGGCCTACGAAGACAAGATTGCCCGCCGTGCGCTGCGCGTGCAAGACCTGAAGCACCCCGAGCGCTTTGCCACCAAGCTGCGCGTGCTGCTCGATCTGCACAACCACGTGCTGACCCAGGTGCTCGGCGCGCCCGCCATCGACTTCGACGTGGTGTTCGACGAGGCCATGCGCCATGCAGCACTGCTCAAGCCGATGATGGCCGACGTTTCGCGCGAACTGAACGACGCGCACAAGGCCGGCGCCAACCTGCTGTTCGAAGGCGCGCAAGGCACGCTGCTCGACGTCGACCACGGCACCTACCCGTACGTCACTTCGAGCAACTGCGTGGCAGGCAATGCCGCCGCGGGTTCGGGCGTGGGCCCGGGCATGCTGCACTACATCCTGGGCATTACCAAGGCTTACTGCACGCGCGTGGGCGGCGGTCCGTTCCCGACGGAACTCGACTGGGCGACGCCAGGCACCCCTGGCTATCACATGAGCACCGTGGGCGCCGAAAAGGGCGTGACCACGGGCCGCAGCCGCCGCTGCGGCTGGTTCGACGCCGCGCTGCTCAAGCGCTCGGCGCAGGTCAACGGGCTGTCTGGCCTGTGCATCACCAAGCTCGACGTGCTGGACGGCCTCGAAAAGCTCGAGCTGTGCACCGGCTACGAGCTCGACGGCGAAACCACCGACATCCTGCCGATGGGCGCGGACGAGATCGAACGCTGCACGCCCATCTACGAAACCCTCGAAGGCTGGAGTGAAAGCACCGTCGGCGTCACGCAGTACGACAAGCTGCCCGTCAACGCGCGGCTCTACCTGCAGCGCATCGAGCAGATCACGGGCGTGCCTATCCACATGGTGTCGACCAGCCCAGATCGCGATCACACGATCATGATGCGCCACCCCTACCTCGCCGACTGA
- a CDS encoding phosphoribosyltransferase — MLTEDGKHLYVSYDEYHNLIEKLAIKVHQSGWQFDTILCLARGGMRPGDVLSRIFDKPLAIMSTSSYRADAGTVQGHLDIARYITTPKGEIAGKVLLVDDLADSGHTLHAVMDMLRNNYAPITELRSAVLWTKALSTFTPDYSVEYLATNPWIHQPFEGYDSLGPEKLLEKWSV, encoded by the coding sequence ATGTTGACCGAAGACGGCAAGCATCTCTACGTCAGCTACGACGAGTACCACAACCTGATCGAGAAGCTCGCGATCAAGGTGCACCAGTCGGGCTGGCAGTTCGACACCATTCTTTGCCTCGCGCGCGGCGGCATGCGCCCGGGCGACGTGCTCTCGCGCATCTTCGACAAGCCGCTCGCCATCATGTCGACCAGCTCCTACCGTGCCGATGCAGGCACGGTGCAGGGCCACCTCGACATCGCCCGCTACATCACCACGCCCAAGGGCGAGATCGCCGGCAAGGTTCTGCTGGTGGACGACCTGGCCGACTCCGGCCACACGCTGCACGCGGTGATGGACATGCTGCGCAACAACTACGCGCCGATCACCGAGCTGCGCAGCGCCGTGCTCTGGACCAAGGCGCTGTCGACGTTCACGCCCGATTACTCGGTCGAGTACCTCGCAACCAATCCGTGGATTCACCAGCCGTTCGAAGGCTACGACTCCCTCGGACCCGAAAAGCTGCTCGAGAAGTGGTCGGTCTGA
- a CDS encoding hemerythrin domain-containing protein encodes MLAAECAWAILRAEHVRTRELLDCLREAMKAGGEAGVRQRATSAIEIIERLQAFEENTHRPKGVVMLSMLRGRSHEADELLEQLDAESECCNGLISQARLLLERARSGDPDAAGQAGALLRQHRQFMSTHLDKEDTLLHSQTALLLSAEEWATVVSSISKEVGAARRREHRRSPVRG; translated from the coding sequence ATGTTGGCAGCCGAATGCGCGTGGGCCATCTTGCGCGCCGAGCACGTTCGCACCCGGGAGTTGCTGGATTGCCTGCGCGAGGCAATGAAGGCAGGAGGCGAGGCGGGCGTCCGGCAACGCGCAACGTCGGCCATCGAAATCATCGAGCGGCTGCAGGCTTTCGAAGAAAACACGCACCGCCCCAAAGGCGTCGTCATGCTGAGCATGCTTCGCGGGAGGTCGCACGAAGCCGACGAGCTCCTCGAACAACTCGATGCGGAGAGCGAGTGCTGCAATGGCCTCATCTCGCAGGCGCGGCTGCTGCTCGAGCGCGCCCGATCAGGCGACCCGGACGCGGCGGGGCAGGCCGGCGCGCTGTTGCGGCAGCACCGGCAGTTCATGTCCACGCACCTGGACAAGGAAGACACCCTCCTGCACTCGCAAACGGCGCTGCTTCTGTCCGCTGAAGAATGGGCGACCGTGGTTTCGTCCATCTCGAAGGAGGTCGGCGCAGCCAGGAGGCGCGAACATCGGCGCTCACCGGTACGCGGGTAA
- a CDS encoding VOC family protein, with protein sequence MAIHELFPYLCVDNAGAAIDFYCKVFEVKEIFRLTEPSGRIGHAELDFHNGAVLMISDEFAEYNIPSARTLGGTAVTLHLHVDDADAVVARAVAAGATLDMAPQDQFYGERSGVFRDPFGHRWNVGHSIEKLTPEEMQRRYTAMFESNGT encoded by the coding sequence ATGGCCATTCACGAGCTTTTTCCATACCTCTGCGTCGACAACGCCGGTGCCGCCATCGACTTCTATTGCAAGGTCTTCGAAGTGAAGGAGATCTTCCGGCTTACCGAACCGAGCGGACGGATCGGGCATGCGGAACTCGACTTCCACAACGGCGCCGTCCTGATGATTTCAGACGAGTTCGCCGAATACAACATTCCCAGCGCCAGGACGCTCGGCGGCACCGCGGTAACGCTGCATCTGCACGTGGACGATGCCGACGCCGTGGTGGCGCGCGCCGTTGCAGCCGGCGCCACGCTGGACATGGCGCCGCAGGACCAGTTCTACGGGGAGCGATCGGGCGTGTTCCGCGACCCCTTCGGGCACCGCTGGAACGTGGGCCACAGCATCGAAAAGCTCACGCCAGAAGAGATGCAGCGCCGCTATACCGCTATGTTCGAATCCAACGGGACATAG
- a CDS encoding PLP-dependent transferase, giving the protein MSKPSTTLIHHPYKPPANFAAPQPGIYKASTVFFADVAAMRARDWKTKAGYTYGLHGTPTTFTLEERLATLEGGAECLLVPSGLAAISLVAFAFLKSGDEVLIPDNAYGPNKALATGELANFGITHRMYDAMNPADLQAKLSDRTRLVWVEAAGSVTMEFPDLPALVNICRARGVVTALDNTWGAGLAFAPFDFNGSGQGVDISVHALTKYPSGGGDVLMGSVITGDERLHRALKLTHMRMGFGVGVGDVETLLRSLPSIGLRYAAHDRAARELAQWLSGREEIAQVLHPALEESPGHANWRALCGKTDLAAGLFSIVFDERYSTEQVDRFCDSLNLFRLGYSWGGPVSLVVPYDIGLMRDASVAPWPHKGTLVRFSIGLEDVEDLRADLQQALLQM; this is encoded by the coding sequence ATGAGCAAGCCTTCCACGACCCTGATTCACCACCCCTACAAGCCGCCTGCCAACTTTGCTGCGCCGCAGCCGGGGATCTACAAGGCATCGACCGTGTTTTTTGCCGACGTGGCCGCCATGCGCGCACGCGACTGGAAAACCAAGGCCGGCTACACCTACGGCCTGCACGGCACGCCGACCACCTTCACGCTCGAAGAGCGCCTGGCCACGCTCGAGGGCGGCGCCGAATGCCTGCTGGTGCCGAGCGGGCTCGCCGCCATCTCGCTGGTTGCCTTCGCTTTCCTGAAGAGCGGCGACGAGGTGCTGATTCCCGACAACGCCTATGGCCCCAACAAGGCGTTGGCGACGGGCGAACTGGCCAACTTCGGCATCACGCATCGCATGTACGACGCCATGAACCCGGCCGATCTGCAAGCCAAGCTCTCGGATCGCACACGGCTCGTGTGGGTCGAGGCCGCGGGCTCGGTCACGATGGAGTTTCCGGACCTGCCGGCCCTGGTGAACATCTGCCGCGCTCGCGGGGTAGTCACGGCACTGGACAACACCTGGGGCGCGGGCCTGGCCTTTGCTCCCTTCGATTTCAACGGCAGCGGGCAGGGCGTGGACATCTCGGTACATGCGCTCACCAAGTACCCGAGCGGCGGCGGCGACGTGCTGATGGGCAGCGTCATCACCGGTGACGAGCGGCTGCACCGCGCGCTCAAGCTCACCCACATGCGCATGGGGTTCGGCGTAGGCGTGGGCGACGTGGAGACCCTGCTGCGATCGCTGCCCAGCATCGGGCTGCGCTACGCCGCGCACGACCGAGCGGCGCGCGAACTGGCGCAATGGCTGAGCGGCCGCGAAGAGATAGCCCAGGTGCTCCACCCGGCACTCGAAGAATCGCCCGGCCATGCAAACTGGCGTGCGCTGTGCGGCAAAACCGACCTGGCCGCGGGCCTCTTCTCCATCGTCTTCGACGAGCGCTACAGCACCGAGCAGGTCGACCGCTTCTGCGACAGCCTGAACCTTTTCCGGCTCGGCTATTCATGGGGTGGCCCGGTCAGCCTGGTGGTGCCCTACGACATCGGCCTGATGCGCGACGCCAGCGTGGCACCATGGCCGCACAAGGGCACGCTCGTGCGCTTCTCGATCGGCCTTGAAGACGTGGAAGACCTGCGGGCCGACCTGCAGCAGGCGCTGCTGCAGATGTAG
- a CDS encoding arylesterase, translating to MERLFVLNRRDFILTAAASGIAGTSALAQAQPAAARKPVILVLGDSLSAEYGLKRGEGWVPLLEKRLAEQKIPAAVVNASISGDTSSGGRARFASLLAQHKPSHVVVELGANDALRGLPLQNTEENLLQITKAAQAAGAKVLIVGIQVPPNYGGDYTRRFEAVFGKVASTTKAALVPFLLKGVADAPDALALFQADRIHPTAAAQPRLLDNVWPELRKLLAAK from the coding sequence ATGGAAAGGCTTTTCGTTTTGAATCGACGTGACTTTATCTTGACCGCCGCCGCATCCGGCATTGCAGGGACATCGGCACTGGCGCAGGCCCAGCCTGCGGCGGCTCGCAAGCCGGTCATTCTGGTGCTTGGCGACTCGCTCAGTGCCGAGTACGGCCTGAAGCGCGGCGAAGGCTGGGTGCCCTTGCTCGAGAAGCGGCTTGCAGAACAGAAGATCCCGGCCGCGGTGGTCAACGCCAGCATCAGCGGCGACACCAGCTCGGGTGGGCGCGCCCGCTTTGCCTCGCTGCTGGCGCAGCACAAGCCCAGCCACGTGGTGGTGGAGCTGGGCGCCAACGATGCCCTGCGCGGCCTGCCGCTTCAGAACACCGAGGAAAACCTGCTGCAGATCACCAAGGCGGCCCAGGCGGCCGGCGCCAAGGTGCTGATCGTAGGCATCCAGGTGCCACCCAACTATGGCGGCGACTACACCCGGCGCTTCGAGGCAGTGTTCGGCAAGGTGGCCAGCACGACCAAGGCGGCGCTGGTGCCCTTTCTTCTGAAGGGGGTGGCCGACGCGCCCGATGCGCTTGCGCTGTTTCAGGCAGACCGCATTCATCCCACGGCTGCGGCGCAGCCCCGGTTGCTCGACAACGTGTGGCCGGAACTGCGCAAGCTGCTTGCCGCCAAATAG
- a CDS encoding ABC transporter ATP-binding protein: MSQLPSEAIVAVEHVFKSVTDSTGTLDILQDIDFTLGARETAAIVGASGSGKSTLLSIIAGLDTPTRGTVKLAGDDIFAIDEDARAALRAQRVGFVFQSFQLLGNLSALENVMLPLELAGRKDARKAATEMLGRVGLGQRLGHYPKVLSGGEQQRVALARAFVVQPALLLADEPTGSLDFATGEQVMRLMFDLNRELGTTLVLVTHDRGIAAQCERRITIEAGRMALNESKPVLVASLEA, translated from the coding sequence ATGTCCCAACTCCCGTCTGAAGCCATTGTCGCCGTCGAGCACGTGTTCAAGTCCGTTACAGACTCGACCGGTACGCTGGACATTCTGCAGGACATCGATTTCACCTTGGGCGCGCGGGAAACCGCCGCCATCGTGGGGGCTTCGGGCTCCGGCAAGAGCACCTTGCTGTCGATCATCGCGGGGCTGGACACTCCCACGCGCGGCACGGTCAAGCTCGCGGGCGACGACATCTTTGCCATCGACGAGGACGCGCGCGCGGCCCTCAGGGCGCAGCGCGTGGGTTTTGTCTTCCAAAGCTTCCAGCTGCTCGGCAACCTGAGCGCGCTCGAAAACGTGATGCTGCCGCTGGAGCTGGCCGGCCGCAAGGATGCCCGAAAGGCCGCCACGGAGATGCTCGGGCGGGTGGGGCTTGGGCAGCGGCTTGGCCACTATCCCAAGGTGCTCTCGGGCGGCGAACAACAACGCGTGGCGCTGGCCCGGGCCTTTGTGGTCCAGCCGGCCCTGCTGCTGGCCGACGAGCCGACCGGCAGCCTCGACTTTGCAACCGGCGAACAGGTCATGCGCCTGATGTTCGACCTGAACCGCGAGCTCGGCACCACGCTCGTGCTCGTCACCCACGACCGCGGCATTGCGGCCCAGTGCGAGCGCCGCATCACCATCGAAGCCGGGCGCATGGCGCTCAATGAGTCCAAGCCTGTGCTCGTGGCCTCGCTCGAGGCATGA
- the rlmB gene encoding 23S rRNA (guanosine(2251)-2'-O)-methyltransferase RlmB, with protein MSSPKVIFGFHAVGVRIKTAPKSVLEVMFDASRRDARMKQFIARAQEAGVRLVEADGLRLAKLSGSHGHQGVVARVEPVAQIRSLDELLEGLEEAGTVPLLLVLDGVTDPHNLGACLRVADGAGAHAVIAPKDHAAGINATVAKVASGAAETVPYFMVTNLARTLNELKERSIWCVGTSDDAPGTIYQSDLKRPLALVLGAEGEGMRQLTRKTCDELVSIPMAGAVESLNVSVASGVCLYEAMRQRSA; from the coding sequence ATGTCTTCTCCCAAAGTGATCTTCGGCTTTCATGCCGTTGGCGTGCGCATCAAGACCGCGCCGAAATCGGTGCTCGAAGTGATGTTCGACGCCAGCCGGCGTGATGCGCGTATGAAACAGTTCATTGCCCGCGCGCAGGAGGCCGGCGTCCGGCTGGTCGAGGCCGACGGACTGCGCCTCGCCAAGCTCAGCGGCAGCCACGGCCATCAGGGCGTCGTGGCGCGCGTAGAGCCCGTTGCGCAGATCCGCTCCCTCGACGAACTGCTCGAAGGCCTCGAAGAAGCCGGCACCGTGCCGCTTTTGCTGGTGCTCGACGGCGTGACCGACCCCCACAACCTGGGCGCCTGCCTGCGCGTGGCCGACGGCGCCGGCGCGCACGCGGTCATCGCACCCAAGGACCATGCGGCCGGCATCAACGCCACCGTGGCCAAGGTGGCGAGCGGCGCCGCCGAAACGGTGCCGTATTTCATGGTGACCAACCTGGCGCGCACGCTGAACGAACTGAAGGAACGCAGCATCTGGTGCGTGGGCACCAGCGACGATGCGCCCGGCACCATCTACCAGAGCGATCTCAAGCGGCCGTTGGCGCTGGTGCTCGGCGCCGAGGGCGAGGGCATGCGCCAGCTCACCCGCAAGACCTGCGACGAACTGGTGAGCATTCCGATGGCCGGCGCGGTCGAAAGCCTGAACGTCTCGGTGGCAAGCGGCGTGTGCCTGTACGAGGCAATGCGCCAGCGCAGCGCCTGA